The genomic stretch GCTCGTTCCACTTCGGCGACGCCCTGCGCCACCTGCGACGGCTCGACGCCACCCTGATCGACAGCGCCTTCACCAGCGCCGAAGCGGGCCTGCGCATCCTGGCCTACGCCGACAACGACGAACCGCTGGAAAGCACCAGCGCCGCCGAGCTGTACATGCTGCTCAGCGCCCTGCGCCAGCACTTCCAGCACATCGTGGTGAACCTCACCGGCCAGCCCGACAGCGAAGCCCTGCGCACCTTCGTCAGCCACTGCGACAAACTGCTGTGGTACACCGACCAGAACGTCCTCGACTGCCGGCGCAACCTGGCGGTGTACAACCTGTGGCGGGAAAAGGGCATGAAGCTCGACCACGGCCGCCTCCTGATCGACCGCTACCTGAACAACGTCGCGCCGGACTCGGACACCCTCGGCAAGACCTTCAACCTGGAAGTCATCGCCGTGCTGGCCTTGAGCCCGGAACTGCGCCTGAACGCCAAGAACCAGGGCGTCAGCCTGTTCGAGCTGGCCCCGCGGGAGAAGCTCACCCAGAGCCTGCGCAGCCTCGGCGAGCGGCTGGCCAAACGCTCCGAAGGCCTTTCCAAACCGAAGGTCACCTGGTTCGACCGCCTGCGAGGCACCTCATGAGCCCGGAAAAACTGTTCGGCGCCC from Pseudomonas ekonensis encodes the following:
- a CDS encoding AAA family ATPase, producing MSQSLSQTFLAITRNSTDLEWLQNALAPLGQVVSAGGGSLDELLALVDVTFASLVFVGLDRDHVVAQCALIEGALEAKPMLAIVALGDGMDNQLVLNAMRAGARDFVAYGSRSSEVAGLVRRLSKRLPPVAPSTQLGGLTVMYGVQGGSDGALLANHMALVVQKSGQQTLLLDLGLPRGDSLALLGLESSFHFGDALRHLRRLDATLIDSAFTSAEAGLRILAYADNDEPLESTSAAELYMLLSALRQHFQHIVVNLTGQPDSEALRTFVSHCDKLLWYTDQNVLDCRRNLAVYNLWREKGMKLDHGRLLIDRYLNNVAPDSDTLGKTFNLEVIAVLALSPELRLNAKNQGVSLFELAPREKLTQSLRSLGERLAKRSEGLSKPKVTWFDRLRGTS